A section of the Leptospira terpstrae serovar Hualin str. LT 11-33 = ATCC 700639 genome encodes:
- a CDS encoding DUF2339 domain-containing protein codes for MEEKETKEILSRIQSMERELTFLKERVLSHTSPQTPKQVTPPVSVSTPTVVHQTDVPLNDGPNWFVQWIGENLFVKLGVFSLLLASIWFFYLAIEEYWINESVRIWIGLVSAIPILVYGYRVRNTRPYLSPSLLGLGIAVLFSAYYSGYLWYDLYSTETCFVGLLILSFTAVAISHAKKSEVLFGFASLGAFLVPILLSTGQNSYPFLFTYLLLWNVLFFWVRKDTGWKVIPLLLLAANHLIFVGWANDHLVDAKPFFPIAFQIGVFVLFLLREFQTLETTKSKEPIFTLVTIGFTLGLGFLQSFWAFTVFYPMAKPFLLTLLLLLFYGLYERSLRRSSLSLEKKKIYDLIGLFGLPFIVSLIVIGTTGKLLAFSLISFAFLVTVASTYSKQLYMYFAAFPVWFFALFYIFAFTYRSQNEIPFLNGRFLVFAAGSVYLVLSYLYSRKFSEFSKIFLYAAYPYWLLGTFVEIYLGFPEEKKLFLYTLSLILYGLVALSVGFGKKIQSLRYVGFGSLALVIIKFYLYDFWNLSLGYRILAGLFLGVTLIVTGTLYNHFKKETK; via the coding sequence GTGGAAGAAAAAGAAACTAAAGAAATCCTCTCAAGGATTCAATCTATGGAAAGGGAACTCACTTTTTTAAAAGAAAGAGTCCTTTCTCACACAAGTCCCCAAACTCCGAAACAAGTGACACCTCCTGTGTCTGTGTCGACCCCCACCGTTGTCCACCAAACAGACGTTCCATTAAACGATGGGCCCAATTGGTTTGTCCAATGGATCGGTGAAAATTTATTTGTAAAGCTCGGTGTATTTTCCCTCCTACTCGCCTCCATTTGGTTTTTCTATTTAGCGATAGAAGAGTATTGGATTAATGAATCCGTTCGAATTTGGATTGGTCTTGTTTCCGCGATACCCATTCTCGTTTATGGATACCGAGTCCGAAATACAAGACCCTACCTTTCCCCAAGCCTTCTGGGTCTTGGAATCGCAGTCCTCTTTTCTGCCTACTATTCTGGGTACTTGTGGTATGATTTGTATTCTACAGAAACCTGTTTTGTGGGACTACTCATTCTCAGTTTCACTGCAGTCGCTATATCACATGCAAAAAAAAGTGAAGTGTTATTTGGATTTGCCTCTCTTGGTGCTTTTCTTGTCCCGATCCTCCTTTCCACAGGACAAAACTCTTATCCATTTTTATTCACCTACTTACTACTTTGGAATGTCCTATTCTTTTGGGTTAGAAAAGATACTGGTTGGAAAGTCATTCCTTTACTGCTTCTTGCGGCAAACCACCTAATCTTCGTTGGCTGGGCCAATGACCATTTGGTAGATGCCAAACCATTTTTTCCCATCGCTTTTCAAATCGGTGTTTTTGTTTTATTTCTCTTGAGAGAATTCCAAACATTAGAAACCACAAAATCAAAAGAACCTATCTTCACCTTGGTTACCATAGGTTTTACCTTGGGACTCGGATTTCTACAGTCCTTTTGGGCATTCACTGTTTTTTATCCAATGGCAAAACCATTTTTACTGACACTACTCCTGCTCTTATTTTACGGATTGTATGAACGTTCTCTCAGGCGATCATCTTTGAGTTTAGAGAAGAAAAAAATCTATGATCTCATTGGATTATTCGGCCTACCGTTTATAGTCAGTTTGATAGTCATTGGAACCACAGGAAAACTACTGGCCTTTAGTTTGATTAGTTTTGCATTTCTTGTGACCGTTGCGTCCACCTATTCCAAACAACTTTATATGTATTTTGCGGCATTTCCCGTTTGGTTCTTTGCCCTTTTTTATATCTTTGCCTTTACCTATCGTTCTCAAAACGAAATCCCTTTTCTCAATGGAAGGTTTTTGGTGTTTGCCGCGGGATCAGTTTATTTGGTGCTTTCCTATCTTTATAGTAGAAAGTTTTCTGAGTTCTCTAAAATCTTTTTATACGCTGCTTATCCGTATTGGTTACTCGGAACCTTTGTAGAAATCTATCTTGGTTTTCCTGAAGAGAAAAAACTATTCCTCTACACTCTCAGTTTGATTCTGTATGGACTCGTGGCTCTATCCGTTGGATTTGGAAAAAAAATCCAGTCTTTACGTTATGTTGGATTTGGATCTTTGGCCCTTGTCATCATCAAATTCTATCTTTACGATTTCTGGAATTTGAGTTTAGGATATCGAATTTTGGCAGGTTTATTCTTAGGTGTAACTCTTATCGTAACCGGAACATTATACAATCATTTCAAAAAGGAAACAAAATGA
- a CDS encoding alkane 1-monooxygenase yields the protein MTLTKRLSFLLCYVLPILTVLAEGVGGLSYLIVPFTVFIILPVLDLILGRDDSNPTDSHFLKLQNDSYFRYLTQIWAYIQLTFVIWSVYRISLFPHTTLEFLLFAIAVGIVTGGVGITVGHELGHKNTRYEQFLSKMIYMTVCYMHFYIEHNRGHHTHVSTPSDPASSQKNQSFYQFYPQTVFGAYLSAWELEKKRLSKLGLTVWHYRNEMIWYAVVTILFLSGMVVMGSLLSGHSIRLDVLGFLLLQSFVAFSLLELTNYIEHYGLKRNEVSNGKYEKVQPIHSWNQNYFASNALLFQLQRHSDHHANAGRRYQTLRHFEEAPQLPFGYEVMILIALFPPLWFSMMNPILESWEKKKSHEEIHSS from the coding sequence ATGACTCTTACCAAACGACTTAGTTTTTTACTTTGTTATGTTTTGCCGATTTTGACAGTTCTTGCAGAAGGAGTGGGAGGATTGTCGTATTTGATCGTCCCTTTTACGGTTTTTATCATTTTACCGGTCCTTGATTTAATACTGGGGCGAGATGATTCCAATCCAACAGATTCCCATTTTTTAAAACTACAAAACGATTCCTATTTTCGATACCTAACGCAAATTTGGGCATATATTCAGCTAACTTTCGTAATTTGGTCAGTTTATCGAATTTCATTATTTCCTCACACTACTTTAGAGTTTTTGCTATTTGCAATCGCTGTCGGAATTGTAACTGGTGGGGTCGGCATCACGGTAGGACACGAGTTAGGCCATAAAAATACTCGGTATGAACAATTCCTTTCTAAAATGATTTATATGACTGTATGTTATATGCATTTTTATATCGAACACAATCGGGGGCACCATACCCATGTCTCAACTCCCAGTGATCCAGCTTCCTCTCAAAAGAACCAATCATTCTATCAATTTTATCCTCAGACGGTTTTTGGAGCTTACCTTTCTGCTTGGGAGTTAGAGAAAAAACGTTTGTCCAAATTGGGACTAACTGTTTGGCACTATCGGAATGAAATGATATGGTATGCTGTTGTCACGATTCTTTTTTTATCTGGTATGGTGGTTATGGGATCTCTCTTAAGTGGTCACAGCATTCGTTTGGATGTACTAGGATTTTTACTCTTACAATCTTTTGTGGCCTTTTCTTTATTGGAGTTAACAAACTATATCGAACACTATGGTTTGAAACGTAACGAAGTTTCGAATGGTAAGTATGAAAAAGTGCAACCAATCCATTCCTGGAACCAAAATTATTTTGCATCCAACGCTCTTCTTTTTCAATTACAAAGACATTCCGACCATCATGCCAATGCAGGCAGGCGTTACCAAACCCTTCGTCATTTTGAAGAAGCCCCACAATTGCCCTTTGGGTATGAAGTAATGATTCTCATTGCGCTTTTTCCCCCTCTCTGGTTTTCCATGATGAATCCTATTTTGGAATCATGGGAAAAGAAGAAGTCTCACGAAGAAATCCATTCTTCGTGA
- a CDS encoding TetR/AcrR family transcriptional regulator, producing MPIFVSKGVSSVSMRELSKELGVSTGTLYHYFPTKEILFASMVRQVVAIDAKEITELSENHSGLTDIMNFVASREAHFMNLMLLAVDVKRQLSESTELTELVEDSFTSYRTALDRFFPAGSSVMSGKAFLSFFLGALFLKNNATEETGWPALFEGLENLKVLFQSKE from the coding sequence ATGCCTATTTTTGTCTCCAAGGGAGTTTCTTCAGTTTCTATGCGTGAATTGTCAAAAGAGCTCGGAGTTTCTACCGGAACTCTTTATCATTACTTTCCAACGAAAGAAATTCTTTTTGCCTCCATGGTAAGACAAGTGGTTGCCATTGATGCCAAAGAGATTACGGAGCTTTCTGAAAATCATTCGGGGCTAACGGACATTATGAACTTTGTTGCTTCGCGTGAGGCACATTTTATGAACCTGATGTTACTTGCTGTGGATGTAAAGAGGCAACTGAGTGAATCGACAGAACTGACAGAGCTTGTTGAGGATTCCTTTACTTCGTATCGAACCGCTTTGGATCGATTTTTTCCTGCTGGTTCCAGTGTAATGAGTGGTAAGGCTTTTTTGTCTTTTTTTCTAGGTGCTTTGTTTTTGAAAAATAATGCAACAGAAGAAACGGGTTGGCCCGCACTGTTTGAAGGATTGGAGAATTTGAAGGTATTGTTTCAAAGCAAAGAATAA
- a CDS encoding DUF1499 domain-containing protein, whose protein sequence is MNQKIYSLIVIALSLFLVQCTGTRPDSLGIKSERLGDCPKTPNCVSSFADPNDKEHYRSPVPYKKPLKDAYLVLKGRLENSPRTKIIQENPNYINAEFTSRIMRYVDDVEFYFDEKNKLLHFRSASRLGKSDFGVNRNRIETILKDLEI, encoded by the coding sequence ATGAATCAAAAAATCTACAGCCTCATTGTGATCGCACTATCTTTATTCCTCGTCCAATGTACGGGAACCAGGCCAGATTCATTGGGAATCAAATCGGAAAGATTGGGTGATTGTCCAAAAACACCTAACTGTGTTAGTAGCTTTGCCGATCCCAATGACAAAGAACATTACAGAAGTCCAGTTCCTTATAAAAAGCCACTAAAGGATGCCTATTTGGTATTGAAAGGAAGGTTGGAGAATTCTCCGCGAACCAAGATCATCCAAGAAAACCCGAATTACATTAATGCTGAGTTTACATCTAGAATCATGCGGTATGTGGATGATGTGGAATTTTATTTCGATGAGAAAAATAAACTCCTTCACTTCCGGTCCGCTTCCCGGTTAGGGAAATCGGATTTTGGAGTGAACCGAAATCGAATTGAAACCATCCTAAAGGATTTAGAAATCTAA
- the carB gene encoding carbamoyl-phosphate synthase large subunit, which yields MPQRNDLKSILIIGSGPIVIGQACEFDYSGTQATKALREKGIRVILVNSNPATIMTDPDLADATYIEPLTVPVLEKIIKKEKPDAILPTVGGQTALNLALALHKEGVLEKYSVELIGAKVEAIRKAEDRELFKQAMEKLGIRVAKSFMVSDMEAARKAKDEIGFPIIIRPAFTLGGTGGGTCYEESEFEEIAQKGLSASPISQVLVEESVMGWKEFELEVMRDLADNVVIICSIENLDPMGVHTGDSITVAPQQTLSDKEYQRLRDMSIDIIREIGVETGGSNIQFAVNPENGDVIVIEMNPRVSRSSALASKATGFPIAKIAALLSIGYTLDEIRNDITRVTPASFEPSIDYVVTKIPRFAFEKFPGSDTTLGVQMKAVGEAMAIGRNFKESFQKALRSLETDRFGFGSDGYLKELLEWESIPKEERKTWLTAKVKRPTDKRIFYVKMAFDFGMSVDEIFEICKIDPWFLYQFEELYQLENKFRKEGKAIFEEMKKAGFSNRQLAFLTKEEQILAQVRSGAAIEITKAKVEKTLREEEESIEKYLEEKNIRPVYKRIDTCAGEFEAFTPYMYSSYDEEDESDVTSKKKVMILGGGPNRIGQGIEFDYCCCHASFSLQEAGVESIMVNSNPETVSTDYDTSDRLYFEPLSLEDVMAIFKKEKPDGVIVQLGGQTPLKLAKALEKRGVPIMGTSPDSIDRAEDRKRFAEVLEKLNLKSPDNGIAASKDKAREIAKKIGYPVLVRPSYVLGGRAMLIVNEESELDKYMEEAEEVSEDRPLLVDSFLQDAVEVDVDALCDGKDVFIAGIMEHIEEAGIHSGDSACVLPPQNISQRMLQEIEEATYRLALELDVKGLINVQYAIKEDTLYVLEVNPRASRTVPFVAKSIGIPIVKIAVRLMLGEPLASFKLGKRFSAPMITVKEAVLPFSKFPGVDTILGPEMRSTGEVMGVAATKGEAFVKAQIMAGEEPPKHGTVFVTINDKTKKDLLESVRSLSNLGYNIIATEGTHKFLSDNGILSSKINKIYDGYFPNVIDYIKEKKIHLIINTPLSRVTRENAFTIRQAAIKYKVPCLTTAQAAKALIHGLVEMKDKGFSVNSLQEIHRKS from the coding sequence ATGCCGCAACGTAACGACTTAAAATCAATTTTGATCATCGGATCCGGACCTATCGTCATCGGGCAGGCATGTGAATTTGACTACTCCGGAACACAAGCCACCAAAGCACTCCGGGAAAAAGGAATCCGAGTCATCCTCGTCAATTCCAATCCGGCAACGATTATGACAGATCCCGATCTTGCCGATGCCACTTATATTGAACCACTCACGGTTCCCGTTTTAGAAAAAATCATCAAAAAAGAAAAACCGGATGCCATCTTACCAACAGTTGGTGGACAAACTGCATTAAATTTAGCTTTAGCACTTCATAAAGAAGGTGTTTTGGAAAAATACAGTGTAGAACTGATTGGAGCAAAAGTAGAAGCCATTCGGAAAGCAGAAGATAGAGAATTATTCAAACAAGCGATGGAAAAACTCGGAATCCGAGTGGCAAAATCCTTTATGGTCTCCGATATGGAAGCTGCTAGGAAAGCTAAAGATGAAATTGGATTTCCAATCATTATCCGACCAGCCTTTACCTTAGGGGGAACTGGCGGTGGAACTTGTTACGAAGAATCTGAGTTTGAAGAAATTGCTCAAAAAGGCCTTTCTGCATCCCCCATATCACAAGTGTTAGTGGAAGAATCAGTGATGGGTTGGAAAGAGTTTGAATTGGAAGTGATGAGAGACTTAGCGGACAACGTAGTCATCATTTGTTCCATTGAAAATTTAGATCCAATGGGAGTTCATACAGGGGATTCCATTACAGTCGCACCACAACAGACATTAAGCGATAAGGAATACCAACGCCTCCGTGATATGTCCATTGACATTATCAGAGAAATCGGAGTAGAAACAGGTGGATCCAATATCCAATTTGCGGTGAATCCTGAAAATGGGGATGTCATTGTAATTGAAATGAACCCACGAGTTTCAAGGTCTTCTGCTTTGGCATCGAAAGCAACAGGATTCCCAATCGCAAAAATTGCGGCGCTTTTATCCATCGGTTACACTTTGGATGAAATCAGAAATGATATCACTCGCGTAACACCTGCAAGTTTCGAACCATCCATCGATTATGTAGTGACCAAAATTCCAAGATTTGCTTTTGAAAAATTCCCAGGTTCTGATACAACTCTTGGAGTTCAAATGAAGGCGGTCGGTGAAGCGATGGCGATAGGTCGTAACTTCAAAGAAAGTTTTCAAAAAGCACTTCGTTCTTTGGAAACAGACCGGTTTGGATTTGGAAGTGATGGATATTTAAAAGAACTTTTGGAATGGGAATCCATCCCCAAAGAAGAAAGAAAAACTTGGCTTACTGCTAAAGTCAAACGTCCTACAGACAAACGAATTTTTTATGTAAAGATGGCTTTTGATTTTGGGATGAGTGTAGATGAAATTTTTGAGATTTGTAAAATCGATCCTTGGTTTCTTTACCAGTTTGAAGAATTGTATCAATTAGAAAATAAATTCCGTAAGGAAGGAAAGGCCATTTTTGAAGAAATGAAAAAGGCCGGATTTTCGAACCGCCAACTTGCCTTCCTTACCAAAGAAGAACAAATCCTTGCCCAAGTAAGAAGTGGTGCTGCCATTGAAATTACTAAAGCCAAGGTAGAAAAAACTCTTCGTGAAGAAGAGGAATCCATTGAAAAATACTTAGAAGAAAAAAACATTCGTCCCGTATACAAACGGATCGATACATGCGCCGGTGAGTTTGAAGCGTTTACTCCGTATATGTATTCCTCGTATGATGAAGAAGATGAATCTGATGTAACTTCTAAAAAGAAAGTAATGATTCTAGGTGGTGGGCCCAACCGAATTGGCCAAGGGATTGAATTCGACTATTGTTGTTGCCATGCTTCCTTTTCCTTACAGGAAGCAGGAGTGGAATCCATTATGGTCAATTCCAATCCAGAAACTGTATCTACCGATTATGACACTTCGGACAGACTGTATTTTGAACCATTAAGTCTTGAAGATGTGATGGCAATATTTAAAAAAGAAAAACCTGATGGTGTCATTGTTCAGTTAGGTGGACAAACTCCGTTGAAGTTGGCAAAGGCACTCGAAAAACGAGGGGTTCCCATTATGGGAACAAGTCCAGATTCCATTGACCGAGCAGAAGACAGAAAACGTTTTGCAGAAGTTTTGGAAAAATTGAATTTAAAGTCACCTGACAATGGAATTGCTGCTTCTAAAGACAAAGCAAGAGAGATCGCAAAAAAAATTGGGTACCCAGTTTTAGTTCGACCTTCCTACGTGTTAGGGGGAAGGGCAATGCTCATTGTCAATGAAGAGTCTGAACTAGACAAATACATGGAAGAAGCAGAAGAAGTATCGGAAGACAGACCACTTCTTGTAGATTCCTTTTTGCAAGATGCAGTCGAAGTGGATGTGGATGCACTTTGTGATGGAAAAGACGTATTCATTGCAGGTATCATGGAACACATTGAAGAAGCAGGAATACACTCTGGTGACTCTGCGTGTGTGTTACCTCCTCAAAATATTTCACAACGTATGTTGCAAGAAATTGAAGAAGCCACTTACCGTTTGGCTTTAGAGTTGGATGTTAAAGGTTTAATCAATGTTCAATATGCAATCAAAGAAGACACATTGTATGTTTTAGAAGTCAATCCTCGGGCTTCAAGAACCGTTCCTTTTGTTGCCAAATCAATTGGAATTCCCATTGTAAAAATTGCCGTTCGATTGATGTTAGGTGAACCGTTAGCATCCTTTAAACTAGGAAAACGATTTTCTGCACCAATGATTACCGTGAAAGAAGCGGTATTACCATTTAGCAAATTTCCTGGTGTGGATACTATCCTCGGTCCCGAAATGAGATCTACCGGAGAAGTTATGGGTGTTGCCGCCACTAAAGGGGAAGCCTTTGTAAAAGCTCAAATAATGGCGGGAGAAGAACCACCGAAACACGGTACAGTTTTTGTGACCATTAATGATAAAACTAAGAAAGATTTACTCGAGTCGGTGCGTTCTTTATCCAACTTAGGTTATAATATTATCGCAACAGAAGGAACTCATAAATTTCTTTCCGATAATGGAATCCTTTCTAGTAAGATTAACAAAATTTACGATGGTTACTTCCCGAACGTGATTGATTATATCAAAGAGAAAAAAATCCATTTGATCATCAATACTCCTTTGTCAAGAGTCACTAGGGAAAATGCTTTTACCATTCGCCAAGCAGCGATTAAATATAAGGTTCCTTGTTTGACAACAGCACAAGCTGCCAAGGCATTGATTCATGGTTTGGTGGAAATGAAAGACAAAGGATTTTCTGTGAATTCCCTTCAAGAAATTCACAGAAAATCATAG
- a CDS encoding sulfatase family protein has product MGPNQAPLFPIRILKISLWFTVFFYLFFLIFNTSFTIMGVDVGDFLKQYLGAFFGVYLSTTFKVFSISLFLHLTLFSLVSLTYHFLIRREVSWYVLSFWVLFIECLALCHSMVSFPQIYGEFFFFRYPSFASFLYFLTDHTSPSYFSLVLGLILFGFFILLLRQIYLHKTKESFFALLHVLVLGLVHTSGFYLVGIFYFAILFWQGKQYQRIHVKTYGLLILFLGFLYLVPNVWNQMSALTHSKENCKPPIFILSADSLRYDKIGFKIGGKSITPNIDSFSKESFVFHDHHTTIPRTFPSWADLLTGQYSMSHKVRDMFPSLEEKQRIGSASFPTIQQMLKGIGYRSYAVGSFAADIFPRANFGFDEVLAPNFNARIMTVQRTAESQLFLLPFLTGSWFSGGMYLEEMDGLSTWGDGSRILDRFRSITKREGDAPYSVTYFSSVIHFPYTPAYPYYKSFTNPDYYGKYKYLKFVDPTNSAVPTDWETNQIRGLFDSAVYAFDAEFGEILSELKARGIYDEAIIILTADHGEALYEDVHGQGHGEHLRGEAVTHVPLFIKFPKSKVETKTEHEFFGITSSVDIYPTLMEFFGISTKSKFPGKSLLPVLGKSNWEEERSVYAETGIWFSDTGDHFFQKQRIPYPNILSLHQVVPEEDYQIMITDPIYRETIAFSKHRSLQNSNYKLIYIPTRQGVVFELYDRKKDPLNRKNLYPHHPEAAKMKNLLYQTVIQWEDATLAGEYLIPSSLSEINEN; this is encoded by the coding sequence ATGGGTCCGAACCAAGCCCCTCTTTTCCCCATCCGAATCCTTAAAATCTCCCTTTGGTTTACGGTTTTTTTTTATCTATTTTTTTTAATTTTTAATACAAGTTTTACCATTATGGGAGTCGACGTTGGTGACTTCCTCAAACAGTATTTAGGTGCTTTTTTTGGAGTTTACCTCTCCACCACATTTAAAGTTTTTTCTATTTCTCTTTTTTTGCATCTAACCCTCTTTTCTTTGGTATCATTAACTTATCATTTTCTAATCAGAAGAGAAGTTTCTTGGTATGTATTATCGTTTTGGGTTTTGTTTATTGAGTGTTTGGCTCTTTGTCATTCGATGGTAAGTTTTCCGCAGATATATGGAGAGTTCTTTTTTTTCCGATATCCTTCCTTTGCTTCTTTTCTTTATTTTCTAACAGATCATACAAGTCCTAGTTACTTTAGTTTGGTTTTGGGTTTGATCCTTTTTGGTTTTTTCATATTACTTCTACGGCAGATTTACCTTCACAAAACCAAAGAAAGTTTTTTTGCCCTTTTGCATGTGTTAGTCCTTGGACTCGTTCATACCTCAGGATTCTATTTAGTAGGGATTTTCTATTTTGCGATTTTGTTTTGGCAAGGAAAACAATACCAACGAATTCATGTTAAAACCTACGGACTGCTAATCCTATTTCTTGGATTTTTATACTTAGTTCCTAATGTTTGGAATCAAATGAGCGCCCTCACTCATTCGAAAGAGAATTGCAAACCTCCCATTTTTATTCTTTCTGCTGACTCATTGCGATATGATAAGATTGGATTTAAAATTGGTGGGAAAAGTATCACACCCAATATTGATTCCTTTTCCAAAGAAAGTTTTGTATTTCATGACCACCATACAACCATTCCACGCACTTTTCCTAGTTGGGCGGATCTATTGACGGGCCAATATTCAATGAGTCATAAAGTTCGCGATATGTTTCCTTCGTTAGAAGAAAAACAAAGGATTGGTTCGGCTTCATTTCCAACCATCCAACAAATGTTGAAGGGAATAGGATACAGGAGTTATGCGGTCGGAAGTTTTGCCGCAGATATTTTTCCCCGTGCAAACTTTGGATTTGATGAAGTTCTCGCACCAAACTTTAACGCTCGTATCATGACTGTTCAGAGAACAGCAGAATCACAGTTATTCCTTTTGCCATTTCTTACCGGGTCTTGGTTTTCTGGGGGAATGTATTTAGAGGAAATGGACGGGTTGTCCACTTGGGGAGATGGTAGTAGAATTCTAGACCGATTTCGTTCGATCACCAAACGAGAAGGTGATGCTCCTTATTCTGTAACTTATTTTTCTAGTGTCATTCATTTTCCATACACACCTGCTTATCCTTATTACAAATCATTTACGAATCCAGACTACTATGGGAAGTATAAGTATTTAAAGTTTGTAGATCCCACAAATTCGGCAGTTCCCACCGATTGGGAAACCAATCAAATTCGGGGTCTTTTTGATAGTGCGGTTTATGCTTTTGATGCAGAGTTTGGTGAGATCCTATCGGAATTAAAGGCCCGAGGAATTTATGATGAAGCCATCATCATTCTTACTGCTGACCATGGCGAGGCTTTGTATGAAGATGTACATGGGCAAGGCCACGGAGAACACCTCCGCGGAGAAGCCGTAACCCATGTTCCTTTATTCATTAAATTTCCGAAATCAAAAGTAGAAACAAAAACAGAACACGAGTTTTTTGGAATCACATCCAGTGTAGACATCTATCCCACTTTAATGGAATTTTTTGGAATTTCCACCAAATCAAAGTTTCCTGGAAAGTCGCTTCTCCCTGTCCTCGGAAAATCGAATTGGGAAGAAGAGCGCTCTGTTTATGCAGAAACTGGAATTTGGTTTTCTGATACGGGAGACCATTTCTTTCAAAAACAAAGAATTCCTTACCCCAATATTTTATCTCTCCATCAGGTAGTTCCCGAAGAAGACTACCAAATCATGATCACAGATCCAATATACCGAGAAACCATTGCGTTTTCAAAACATCGATCACTGCAAAATTCTAATTATAAATTAATTTATATTCCCACACGACAAGGTGTGGTCTTTGAGTTGTATGATCGAAAAAAAGATCCACTCAATAGGAAAAATCTTTACCCCCATCACCCTGAAGCAGCAAAAATGAAAAATTTGCTCTATCAAACAGTGATCCAATGGGAAGATGCGACTCTCGCAGGAGAGTATTTAATACCAAGTTCTTTATCAGAAATTAATGAAAACTAA